CAACCCCTCAGCCCCTCAGCCCCTCAGCCTCTCAACCCCTCAGCCCCTCAGCCTCTCAACCCCTCAGCCCCTCAGCCTCTCAACCCCTCAGCCTCTCAGCCTCACAGCCCCACAGCCTCTCAGCCCCTCAGCCTCTCAGCCCCTCAGCCTCTCAGCCCCTCAGCCCCTCAACCTCTCAACCCCTCAGCCTCTCAGTGCTGCAGCCTCCATCAGACaagccttcagtgagaacaggGGCTGCTGGGGAGAACGGTGAGACAGTAATGCAGATATATTTACTTTCAGCCAGCCGGCGTAGAAGAAGAACTCCAGCAGGGTGAAGACGGGGACGTACAGATCTACATGAACTTTGAGCTCATCAGCTCTCTCAGGTTTTACAAACTGCCGGCCGATCAGACAGAAGGCAAAGAAGGAATACACGGCCAGAGTGACCACCTGAACACAGGTCAGCAGAGACTGCGGGTTAGATTCAGCATAACGGTGGGCGGGTGGGTTGGTGgacagatgggtggatggatagatagatgagtgaatggatggatggatggatagaaggaTGGGTGGACAGATGGTTAGGGGGGGATGGACTGATGGGTGTGtgggtggatagatagatatggGGTTGGGTGGATGAGTGGTTCCCTTACTtaattactgtaaccatacatatacacacataaacagacacatatgaataaatatgccttaagaaaatacactatatggacaaaagtatttggacacacctcttaatcattgaatgaGGGgatattattgaacagtggaagagtttaggaggaacagctcacagagagcagctcagccaccgagtgtctgtcagaccacgtaaagttacagagcggggtcagggccgagtgctgagctcagagcagagtgcagaaaagcctccaactgactcagtaactgcagcagagctccagacctgctgctgctgctggtagagcttcctgtaggtggaatagtgtggaggtgtcccaatacttttgtcagcaGTTGTTACTGGACTGGGTAGCaggcagtagcagcagtgttaTCAGTGTAAGTGACTGTGTCTGTAGAAAACTCCAGATAGGGGCTCTAAATCAGACTGCTGTGTCACGATGTTCCCCATAAACGTCACTTTACCTGAGTGTACACCAGAGGGATGCTGATCCAGTCGTAGTGGAAGAGCATGCTGCACTTTGCCCTGTAGTTATTCAGCTCCTGACACACAACGGGAAGTAGCTGATGTGAGGTATCGCTGCACTGACGTCATTCCACAAGATTTATTATCAGTGTGAGCAGGTGAGAGAAACCCCTACACCAGAGCTCCTGACAGACGTATGCTACCAGTAAATACCTTCAGTACATAGCATAAGAATAGAGGTGAtcctaacaacaacaacaacaacaacaacaacaataataataataataataacaactgatATGCATGCATTCTAAATGATTGCTACGCTtatgctaagcagttgctatggtatttcagggtTACTATGTGGTTACTATGCAGTTGTGATGCTGttctaaatggttgctatgttcttgctaagatgttgctatggtgttccagtgGTTACTATGTGGCTGCTATTCAAAGTAGCTGCTATGTtcttgctaagcagttgctatggtgttccagtgGTTACTATGTGGCTGCTATTCAAAGTAGCTGCTATGTtcttgctaagcagttgctatggtgttccagtgGTTACTATGCAGTTGCTAAGCTGTTCAAAGTAGCTGCTATGCttttgctaagcagttgctatggtgttccagtgGTTACTATGTGGCTGCTATTCAAAGTAGCTGCTATGTtcttgctaagcagttgctatggtgttccagtgGTTACTATGCAGTTGCTAAGCTGTTCAAAGTAGCTGCTATGCttttgctaagcagttgctatggtgttccagtgGTTACTATGTGGCTGCTATTCAAAGTAGCTGCTATGTtcttgctaagcagttgctatggtgttccagtgGTTACTATGCAGTTGCTGtagtatcccaggtagttgctatgatgttttCAGTGTACTAGAATCATGAAAACACAAGAGGGCGCCATTTattctaataaaaaacaatcTAATGAATAGCGGTTGCTACTCGGAAACCGTACGTCCAATCAGAAAGCTGGATTCTGGAGTTGGAATGGTGTCAATATGTGTAAATCACtaaatgctattattattattattattattattactattactattattattattattattattattattattataacttttGTGACTCACGTCCATCAGCAGTCTCAGGGCGATGTCATCCTTCACTCGGCCCTCCTCCCTCGCTTTCGATGCCAGGTTTGCAAACCAGGCCAGAGGCATCCAGTACTTATTAAAGTCGGAGTACAGATGATCCAGAGTTCTCAGTTCCTCCTCCGTCATAAATCCTACACTCAGGATAAACACCTTACATTACACAGCTGTAACTGTTAGAACCCTAACCAGGACCTAGATTACACTGCATGGTTTGAAGGTGTGGAGAACATTGGGCCAGTTCGGACTTTAAGCCTAATGATGGACTCCATTGTTGTGTATGTTCTCTCCCAGAGATAATATCCATCCAAAATGTGGTGTAGTCCCGGTCTAGGCTTAATCCTGGTCTGGGAAACTGGCTTTTTGTTTTGCCCTTACTTACGTTAAATTAACGTTAAAGAGTTCATATCATGAAAATctgataaaataatatataaagctAGTATATAAACACAGCATTCAGAATTAAGTCCAGGGAAACTAAACTGTGCTAAGTGGAGCTATGCTTCTGTTAAGCAGTTGATATGGTGTcccagtggttgctatgcaaatcagggttaggtttaataactgttattaaacctaacccctagttgcatagcaaccactgggACACCATATTTGTTGTAATTatgttaatattatattaaagaaCCTATATCATAAAAACCTTAGTTTTCATTTATACTAAAGTATATAACCCTAGCAGATAAACGTATAGCTTCAAAGACAGCCAGCTTTGAACTGATCGTTTCTGACCTTATAGAtgtttagcccctcccactcACACTAAAGTTTCAGCCCATGTTAGTTACTCTGTTATTAAATCTAATGCAGAATCTATTGGGAATTATTTGGTATCTGATTGGTTTAGCTTATCCTGCGGAGTCccccagggttctattttaaggCCTATGAAATTAACGTTAATTATGACAGAGTTGTGCTTCTGTGAGGAGGGGCGAACTGAAGCGTGGGCCTACAATCAGGGTAAAATGTGGGTAATCCAGCACATATGTAATAGGTGGGCCTCAGGACAATACAGGACCCTGTGAGATATGGGCCCCTCAGTGTCTCACAGTGATATGAAGCACACACCCACATTACACTCCAGAACTCTGCAGGCCCGTATCTCACCTGCATCCACTATGTGCTGTAATGTAGGGAAGCGCTTGTGGACGCGTGTGCTGATGGAGCGCAGGATGAGGACGGAGGACAGGTTGGCGTATCTCATCAGCGTCCTCCTCAGGAGACGCCCTCGTTCATCAGAGCCGTGGACGTTACCGGACACCACCATCATCAGGTTATCGGGCAAGGGGAAGCTGGTGTACTGACCCCACCAACGCTGGAATGCCTGAGTGATGTAGAAGCCtggagagcacacacacacacacacacacacacacacacacacacacacacacacacacatacacacacacacagtgctagatacactatatgtccaaatgtttgtggacgcccctaaTAATGAAAGCCTTCAGCTACTAAAGTAACTGCCTCTTCTACCCAGGGCTCATATTTTgcagaattgctgtgaggatttgattcaacacaagagtgttactgaggtcaggatgctggatagatgaccaccaccccacctcatcatccccatcgccccaactcatcccaaaagtattggatggagctacaccaccatcattccagagaacacatccAATCGGTTGGATGGACAGTGGTCAGCTTGGCTGTTAAGGATTTATTGATAAACCTTTGGTAAATGAATGCCTGATCTTTGACTTACCAAGGACGAAGGACATGGGGATCAGCTTGGCGAATTTATTACAGTGACGGGCAGCTCTCTCAAACAGCTCCTGCTGACCTTCAGTGAGGACACACCTG
The sequence above is drawn from the Salminus brasiliensis chromosome 11, fSalBra1.hap2, whole genome shotgun sequence genome and encodes:
- the best4 gene encoding bestrophin-4; the protein is MTVSYTLEVANARFAGFTKLLFRWKGSIYKLLYKEFLVFCCLYSLFSVVYRCVLTEGQQELFERAARHCNKFAKLIPMSFVLGFYITQAFQRWWGQYTSFPLPDNLMMVVSGNVHGSDERGRLLRRTLMRYANLSSVLILRSISTRVHKRFPTLQHIVDAGFMTEEELRTLDHLYSDFNKYWMPLAWFANLASKAREEGRVKDDIALRLLMDELNNYRAKCSMLFHYDWISIPLVYTQVVTLAVYSFFAFCLIGRQFVKPERADELKVHVDLYVPVFTLLEFFFYAGWLKVGELIINPFGEDDDDFETNQLIDRNIQVSMLAVDDMHQNLPPLQKDKYWTDKSFSLPFGPAKPIFMGSTYDMRAVVDDDEVEDLTHSYQSSMLPVSVWPPTPQKQKSRGLCCCAKQKKPKAPNLDTETIHILSAKPCVCDQREAERRPQCVLTLEEAETPQAAPEDTSKSAQ